The Ranitomeya imitator isolate aRanImi1 chromosome 6, aRanImi1.pri, whole genome shotgun sequence genome window below encodes:
- the LOC138643376 gene encoding uncharacterized protein — MILEHCARPASQMLLKTGVTSQAGKICTLNPRGKMDNFRYCSKSERFFSLRHKRHGRRTRRGKRNKKKQATTLSAHARAEEEQQAPEITNNQLQIINLSTYTLSEAERKIVLKALHHKPELFPDSTATVDRRVFHDLLELLNENDDTAVGFLDLRLIRQNDIIYTDLFRKNTAANGLLDFKSFHPHHLKKNLPTGQFHRIRRNCTLQSDFCSQAKALSTRLQARGYPRSIIKNALQQTKSIPRTQLLKPRNRKVDNELRYITTFHNHWKEVSELFRRHWNILKTDPKVTDLVPERPLITARRAPNLRDSLSRSHFIKPTLKLGRGCTLRGMYPCGECNICSLVSRGSCFANPLDGTEYNLKDYMNCKTSNVIYALTCSCPKTYVGQTSQELRKRVQQHISNINCAKQDISKGKMVSTVAMHFLQVHSSNTRDLRVTGLQKIPPNIRRRDRQGELLRLEARWIYQLGSVSPGGLNEDLLYTGFLLP; from the exons ATGATTCTTGAGCACTGTGCCAGGCCTGCCTCCCAGATGCTTTTAAAAACCGGAGTGACTTCCCAGGCCGGAAAAATTTGCACCCTCAATCCTCGAGGAAAAATGGATAATTTTAGATACTGTTCTAAA TCTGAGCGATTTTTTAGCCTCAGACACAAGCGACACGGACGGAGGACAAGGCGGGGAAAGAGAAATAAGAAAAAACAGGCGACCACGCTATCAGCCCATGCTAGGGCAGAAGAAGAGCAGCAGGCGCCAGAAATAACTAATAACCAGCTCCAAATCATTAACCTATCCACATATACTTTGTCTGAGGCAGAGAG AAAAATTGTCTTGAAAGCATTACATCATAAACCAGAACTTTTTCCGGACTCCACAGCGACAGTAGATAGACGGGTTTTTCACGATCTCCTGGAACTCCTGAATGAAAACGATGACACTGCAG TGGGATTTCTAGATCTAAGACTCATCCGTCAAAATGACATCATATATACAGACCTGTTCCGGAAAAACACGGCAGCTAATGGATTATTGGATTTTAAAAGTTTCCATCCTCATCATCTGAAGAAAAATTTACCTACTGGTCAATTTCACAGAATCCGGAGGAACTGTACCCTACAGAGTGATTTTTGCTCTCAAGCTAAGGCCCTCTCAACGCGTCTGCAGGCAAGAGGTTATCCGAGATCGATTATAAAAAATGCCCTACAGCAAACTAAATCTATCCCAAGGACACAACTGTTAAAACCGAGAAACAGGAAAGTGGATAACGAACTCAGGTATATAACTACATTCCACAATCATTGGAAGGAAGTCTCCGAATTATTCAGGAGACACTGGAACATCCTGAAAACAGACCCTAAGGTGACAGACCTTGTACCAGAGCGCCCTCTAATTACAGCTAGGAGGGCACCAAATTTACGAGACTCCCTCTCAAGGAGCCACTTTATTAAACCAACTTTGAAACTGGGCAGGGGATGTACCCTCAGAGGTATGTATCCATGCGGGGAATGCAATATTTGCTCGTTGGTAAGCAGGGGCTCCTGCTTTGCCAATCCCCTAGATGGGACTGAGTATAATTTAAAGGACTATATGAACTGTAAAACATCTAATGTGATCTATGCTTTGACATGCTCTTGCCCCAAGACCTATGTAGGACAGACTTCCCAGGAGCTTCGCAAAAGAGTACAACAGCATATCTCTAATATTAATTGCGCCAAACAAGATATATCCAAAGGCAAAATGGTTTCCACAGTAGCCATGCATTTTTTGCAGGTTCATTCTAGCAATACTCGGGATCTGCGGGTTACCGGCCTGCAGAAAATTCCACCAAATATCCGCAGAAGGGACAGACAGGGGGAATTGCTCAGACTAGAGGCCCGCTGGATATACCAGTTGGGATCAGTATCACCAGGGGGCCTCAATGAGGATCTCCTCTATACAGGATTCCTTCTGCCCTAG
- the LOC138643377 gene encoding uncharacterized protein, with product MLNLLLQHDNETLSTLKQKIKNLEAQLSTYDPITQVQPFQKNLKDTITKFEQEIMTGKKTKLQRDKQDYEKEQSERFFSLRHKRHGRRTRRGKRNKKKQATTLSAHARAEEEQQAPEITNNQLQIINLSTYTLSEAERKIVLKALHHKPELFPDSTATVDRRVFHDLLELLNENDDTAVGFLDLRLIRQNDIIYTDLFRKNTAANGLLDFKSFHPHHLKKNLPTGQFHRIRRNCTLQSDFCSQAKALSTRLQARGYPRSIIKNALQQTKSIPRTQLLKPRNRKVDNELRYITTFHNHWKEVSELFRRHWNILKTDPKVTDLVPERPLITARRAPNLRDSLSRSHFIKPTLKLGRGCTLRGMYPCGECNICSLVSRGSCFANPLDGTEYNLKDYMNCKTSNVIYALTCSCPKTYVGQTSQELRKRVQQHISNINCAKQDISKGKMVSTVAMHFLQVHSSNTRDLRVTGLQKIPPNIRRRDRQGELLRLEARWIYQLGSVSPGGLNEDLLYTGFLLP from the exons ATGCTTAATCTGTTATTACAACATGATAATGAGACGTTATCAACCCTTAAACAAAAAATAAAGAATCTGGAGGCACAACTGTCGACCTATGACCCTATAACACAAGTACAGCCTTTTCAAAAAAATCTAAAGGACACGATTACGAAATTTGAGCAGGAGATCATGACAGGAAAGAAAACTAAATTACAACGGGACAAACAGGATTATGAAAAGG AGCAGTCTGAGCGATTTTTTAGCCTCAGACACAAGCGACACGGACGGAGGACAAGGCGGGGAAAGAGAAATAAGAAAAAACAGGCGACCACGCTATCAGCCCATGCTAGGGCAGAAGAAGAGCAGCAGGCGCCAGAAATAACTAATAACCAGCTCCAAATCATTAACCTATCCACATATACTTTGTCTGAGGCAGAGAG AAAAATTGTCTTGAAAGCATTACATCATAAACCAGAACTTTTTCCGGACTCCACAGCGACAGTAGATAGACGGGTTTTTCACGATCTCCTGGAACTCCTGAATGAAAACGATGACACTGCAG TGGGATTTCTAGATCTAAGACTCATCCGTCAAAATGACATCATATATACAGACCTGTTCCGGAAAAACACGGCAGCTAATGGATTATTGGATTTTAAAAGTTTCCATCCTCATCATCTGAAGAAAAATTTACCTACTGGTCAATTTCACAGAATCCGGAGGAACTGTACCCTACAGAGTGATTTTTGCTCTCAAGCTAAGGCCCTCTCAACGCGTCTGCAGGCAAGAGGTTATCCGAGATCGATTATAAAAAATGCCCTACAGCAAACTAAATCTATCCCAAGGACACAACTGTTAAAACCGAGAAACAGGAAAGTGGATAACGAACTCAGGTATATAACTACATTCCACAATCATTGGAAGGAAGTCTCCGAATTATTCAGGAGACACTGGAACATCCTGAAAACAGACCCTAAGGTGACAGACCTTGTACCAGAGCGCCCTCTAATTACAGCTAGGAGGGCACCAAATTTACGAGACTCCCTCTCAAGGAGCCACTTTATTAAACCAACTTTGAAACTGGGCAGGGGATGTACCCTCAGAGGTATGTATCCATGCGGGGAATGCAATATTTGCTCGTTGGTAAGCAGGGGCTCCTGCTTTGCCAATCCCCTAGATGGGACTGAGTATAATTTAAAGGACTATATGAACTGTAAAACATCTAATGTGATCTATGCTTTGACATGCTCTTGCCCCAAGACCTATGTAGGACAGACTTCCCAGGAGCTTCGCAAAAGAGTACAACAGCATATCTCTAATATTAATTGCGCCAAACAAGATATATCCAAAGGCAAAATGGTTTCCACAGTAGCCATGCATTTTTTGCAGGTTCATTCTAGCAATACTCGGGATCTGCGGGTTACCGGCCTGCAGAAAATTCCACCAAATATCCGCAGAAGGGACAGACAGGGGGAATTGCTCAGACTAGAGGCCCGCTGGATATACCAGTTGGGATCAGTATCACCAGGGGGCCTCAATGAGGATCTCCTCTATACAGGATTCCTTCTGCCCTAG